One Caulobacter segnis genomic window carries:
- a CDS encoding cation:proton antiporter — protein sequence MSDLFAQTFATAADVLNAHGPATKAAVKSFSPTDFSVHFFLQLAVIILTCRVVGWLGQKLLKQPQVVGEMIAGVVLGPSLLGLLFPHFQLALFPKETKSVLYVGAQLGVGLYMFMVGTSFQAGHFKAKAKSAMSVSFAGIAAPFVIAALITPFLLKVPGLFAAGISQANATLFMGACIALTAFPMLARIINERGLAKTSLGTLSLTAGAFDDAVSWCVLALVLATFGGGPGVAGLAIGGGLLWVLFVTTFGPRILAPLGRMVERDGEMSPTVLALVLLAFCTSAFLMDAVGIHAIFGGFILGVVMPRGKLVEELKRKVEPVAVVMLLPMFFTYSGLNTRMDMVNSPQLLLIALGILACSILAKWGACYIAARVTGENHATAMGIGALMNSRGLMELIIINIGLQKGIIGPTLFSMLVLMAIVTTVMASPLFEVVYGKKARESGELGAVPDAARA from the coding sequence GTGTCAGACCTATTCGCGCAGACGTTCGCCACGGCGGCCGATGTGCTGAACGCGCACGGACCTGCGACCAAGGCGGCGGTGAAGAGCTTCTCGCCGACCGACTTCAGCGTTCACTTCTTCCTGCAACTGGCCGTGATCATCCTGACCTGCCGCGTCGTCGGCTGGCTGGGCCAGAAACTGCTGAAGCAGCCCCAGGTCGTGGGCGAGATGATCGCCGGCGTGGTGCTGGGTCCGTCGCTGCTGGGCCTGCTGTTCCCGCACTTCCAGCTGGCCCTGTTCCCCAAGGAGACCAAGAGCGTGCTGTATGTCGGCGCCCAGCTGGGCGTGGGCCTCTACATGTTCATGGTCGGCACCAGCTTTCAGGCCGGCCACTTCAAGGCCAAGGCCAAGAGCGCCATGAGCGTGTCGTTCGCCGGCATCGCCGCGCCGTTCGTCATCGCCGCGCTGATCACGCCGTTCCTGCTGAAGGTCCCGGGCCTGTTCGCCGCGGGCATCAGCCAGGCGAACGCCACCCTGTTCATGGGCGCCTGCATCGCCCTGACCGCCTTCCCGATGCTGGCCCGCATCATCAACGAGCGCGGCCTGGCCAAGACCTCGCTGGGTACGCTGTCCCTGACCGCCGGCGCCTTCGATGACGCCGTCTCGTGGTGCGTGCTGGCCCTGGTGCTGGCGACGTTCGGCGGCGGCCCCGGCGTGGCGGGCCTGGCCATCGGCGGCGGCCTGCTGTGGGTGCTGTTCGTCACCACGTTCGGTCCCAGGATCCTGGCCCCGCTGGGCCGCATGGTCGAGCGCGACGGCGAGATGAGCCCGACCGTGCTGGCGCTGGTCCTGCTGGCCTTCTGCACCTCGGCCTTCCTGATGGACGCGGTGGGCATCCACGCCATCTTCGGCGGCTTCATCCTCGGCGTGGTCATGCCGCGCGGCAAGCTGGTCGAGGAGCTGAAGCGCAAGGTCGAGCCCGTCGCGGTGGTCATGCTGCTGCCGATGTTCTTCACCTATTCCGGCCTCAACACCCGGATGGACATGGTCAACTCGCCCCAGCTGCTGCTGATCGCCCTGGGAATCCTGGCCTGCTCGATCCTGGCCAAGTGGGGCGCCTGCTACATCGCCGCCCGCGTCACCGGCGAGAACCATGCGACCGCCATGGGCATCGGCGCCCTGATGAACTCGCGCGGCCTGATGGAGCTGATCATCATCAACATCGGCCTGCAGAAGGGCATCATCGGCCCGACCCTGTTCTCGATGCTGGTGCTGATGGCGATCGTCACCACGGTCATGGCCAGCCCGCTGTTCGAGGTGGTCTACGGCAAGAAGGCCCGCGAGAGCGGCGAGCTGGGCGCGGTGCCCGACGCGGCGCGGGCCTGA
- a CDS encoding YciI family protein, with protein sequence MRVMVFAKASGDSISGAAPTPEQLEAFAAMDRFTEELVAAGVFVAAAGLKNDAQAKRVVINGGERMVLDGPFAETKELIAGFSIWEVKDMDEAVAWARRAPAVTAGRSEMELRPFYEVEDLAEFVTPEELATPRDGDRGRLGVA encoded by the coding sequence ATGCGGGTCATGGTGTTCGCGAAGGCCAGTGGGGACAGCATCTCGGGTGCGGCCCCCACGCCGGAACAGCTGGAAGCGTTCGCGGCGATGGATCGGTTCACCGAGGAGCTGGTCGCGGCCGGCGTCTTCGTCGCCGCCGCCGGCCTCAAGAACGACGCCCAGGCCAAGCGCGTCGTCATCAATGGCGGTGAGCGCATGGTCCTCGACGGACCGTTCGCCGAAACCAAGGAGTTGATCGCCGGCTTCTCGATCTGGGAGGTCAAGGACATGGATGAGGCCGTGGCTTGGGCCCGGCGGGCGCCCGCCGTCACGGCCGGCCGAAGCGAGATGGAGTTGCGGCCGTTCTACGAGGTCGAGGACCTGGCCGAGTTCGTCACGCCCGAGGAGCTGGCGACGCCACGCGACGGGGATCGCGGACGGCTCGGCGTGGCGTGA
- a CDS encoding iron-containing redox enzyme family protein, translated as MYGGDRLSRLGAFSPRFPDAEALHRGLAHWNHDRLAPSAPSDDWREDLDREILMRRIEGAFIEAFRSHVAPLVEDVPQDAEGFITWFEALKDHGPGQWDPLFDWLEGEASLEDLKWFLTQEAAGEAGFDDLVAMTQVKVPDRAKLELARNYWDEMGRGSARGMHGPMLSRTTATLGLTPTIDTTLWQSLCLANTMTAFATTRRYVWQSIGALGVVELTAPTRVACVDAGLKRVGVSPEARKYFALHAQLDIEHSKAWNAEALVPLVSEDPSRARFIAEGAVMRLICGEQCFDTYRAHLWAHAHPLVYAAE; from the coding sequence GTGTACGGTGGCGACCGTCTTTCGCGCCTGGGCGCGTTCAGCCCGCGATTTCCCGACGCCGAGGCCCTGCACAGGGGCCTGGCGCATTGGAACCATGACCGTCTGGCGCCGAGCGCGCCGAGCGACGACTGGCGGGAGGATCTCGACCGCGAGATCCTGATGCGCCGGATCGAGGGCGCGTTCATCGAGGCCTTCCGGAGCCACGTCGCGCCGCTGGTCGAAGACGTCCCTCAAGACGCCGAAGGGTTCATCACCTGGTTCGAAGCGCTGAAGGACCATGGCCCCGGCCAGTGGGACCCGCTGTTCGACTGGCTGGAGGGCGAGGCCTCGCTGGAGGACCTCAAGTGGTTCCTGACCCAGGAAGCGGCCGGCGAGGCCGGCTTCGACGACCTGGTGGCCATGACCCAGGTCAAGGTCCCCGATCGCGCCAAGCTGGAGCTGGCCCGCAACTACTGGGACGAGATGGGGCGGGGCAGCGCGCGCGGCATGCACGGCCCGATGCTGTCGCGGACGACGGCGACGTTGGGCCTGACGCCGACCATCGACACCACGCTCTGGCAATCGCTGTGCCTGGCCAACACCATGACCGCCTTCGCCACCACGCGCCGCTATGTCTGGCAGTCGATCGGCGCCCTGGGCGTGGTCGAGCTGACCGCTCCGACCCGCGTGGCCTGCGTCGACGCCGGCCTGAAGCGCGTCGGCGTCTCGCCCGAGGCCCGCAAGTATTTCGCCCTGCACGCCCAACTCGACATCGAGCATTCCAAGGCCTGGAACGCCGAGGCCCTGGTCCCGCTGGTGTCGGAGGACCCGTCCCGCGCCCGCTTCATCGCCGAGGGCGCGGTCATGCGGCTGATCTGCGGCGAGCAGTGCTTCGACACCTACCGCGCCCACCTCTGGGCCCACGCCCATCCGCTGGTCTACGCGGCCGAATAG
- a CDS encoding tryptophan halogenase family protein, with the protein MQRRRSILIVGGGTAGWLTAAYLAKALRVAEQAHLEITLLESPEIGIIGVGEATFPTIRNTLRFLGIDEARFIRETSATFKQGIRFVDWARAPEDGKHHSFFHPFEAPFSTEGTSLAPYWLLQDETGRTPFAEAVTIQARVADAARAPKRPHESDFAGPLNYAYHFDAAKLAGVLAERARELGVKHLRGNLSEAVLDETGAIARVVSPEHGDLSADLYVDCTGFRAELIGKALGAPFKSARSILFADRAVACRAPYERPDAPIQSYTVATAHEAGWTWDIALAHGRGVGCVYSSDHIDDDRAETILRDYLGGAEIETRRIAFDAGYRERQWIKNCVAVGLSAGFLEPLESTGVVLIEAAVAMIAELFPHSGPVSAPARRFNELMTARYDNIIVFLKLHYALSKRPERFWRENTLPDSIPERLADLLEQWRHRPPARFDFILDLETFAFFNYQYILYGMGFRTDLTDGAGEFPDVAGAAKLFAKIRGFADRATQDLPSHRDLIAQINRFGFDKALEGA; encoded by the coding sequence ATGCAGCGCAGGCGAAGCATCCTGATCGTGGGCGGCGGGACGGCCGGGTGGCTGACGGCCGCCTATCTGGCCAAGGCGCTGCGCGTGGCCGAGCAGGCGCACTTGGAGATCACCCTGCTGGAGTCGCCCGAGATCGGGATCATCGGCGTCGGCGAGGCCACCTTCCCCACCATCCGCAACACCCTGCGGTTCCTCGGCATCGACGAGGCGCGGTTCATCCGCGAGACCTCCGCCACCTTCAAGCAGGGCATCCGCTTCGTCGACTGGGCCCGCGCGCCCGAGGACGGCAAGCATCACAGCTTCTTCCATCCGTTCGAGGCGCCGTTCTCGACCGAGGGGACCAGTCTCGCCCCCTACTGGCTGCTGCAGGACGAGACCGGCCGGACCCCGTTCGCCGAGGCCGTCACCATCCAGGCCCGCGTCGCCGACGCGGCCCGCGCGCCCAAGCGCCCGCACGAGAGCGACTTCGCCGGGCCGCTGAACTACGCCTACCACTTCGACGCCGCCAAGCTGGCCGGGGTGCTGGCCGAGCGGGCCCGCGAGCTGGGCGTCAAGCATCTGCGCGGCAACCTCTCCGAAGCCGTGCTGGACGAGACCGGGGCCATCGCCCGGGTCGTCAGCCCCGAGCACGGCGACCTCTCCGCCGACCTCTATGTCGACTGCACCGGCTTCCGGGCCGAACTGATCGGCAAGGCCCTGGGCGCGCCGTTCAAGTCGGCGCGCTCCATCCTGTTCGCCGATCGCGCCGTGGCCTGCCGCGCGCCCTACGAGCGGCCGGACGCGCCGATCCAGAGCTACACCGTCGCCACCGCCCACGAGGCCGGCTGGACCTGGGACATCGCCCTGGCCCACGGGCGCGGCGTCGGCTGCGTCTATTCCAGCGACCACATCGACGACGACCGGGCCGAGACGATCCTGCGGGACTATCTGGGCGGCGCCGAAATCGAGACGCGCCGGATCGCCTTCGACGCGGGCTATCGCGAGCGGCAATGGATCAAGAACTGCGTGGCCGTGGGCCTGTCCGCCGGCTTCCTGGAGCCGCTGGAGTCTACGGGTGTCGTGCTGATCGAGGCGGCCGTGGCGATGATCGCCGAGCTCTTCCCCCACTCGGGTCCCGTCTCGGCCCCGGCCCGCCGCTTCAACGAGCTGATGACGGCGCGCTACGACAACATCATCGTCTTCCTGAAGCTGCACTACGCCCTGAGCAAAAGGCCCGAGCGGTTCTGGCGCGAGAACACGCTGCCCGACTCGATCCCGGAACGGCTGGCCGACCTGCTGGAGCAGTGGCGCCATCGCCCGCCGGCGCGGTTCGACTTCATCCTGGATCTCGAGACCTTCGCCTTCTTCAACTACCAGTACATCCTGTACGGCATGGGATTCCGCACCGACCTGACGGACGGGGCCGGCGAGTTTCCCGACGTGGCGGGCGCGGCCAAGCTGTTCGCCAAGATCCGCGGCTTCGCGGACCGGGCCACCCAGGACCTGCCCAGTCACCGCGACCTGATCGCCCAGATCAACCGCTTCGGCTTCGACAAGGCGCTGGAAGGCGCGTAG
- a CDS encoding PQQ-dependent sugar dehydrogenase, which translates to MRASLLTASAALAAALVACGPAPAQPGQAGQAGAPVESRSPNAPEQKPAFAGQTRAPGLSSNTVGQYQVLASGLEHPWGLAFLPSGEILVTERAGRLRVLGKDGKLSPAVAGLPAVFAEGQGGLLGVAIDPDYARNGLVYWTYAEADGGVNGTSAARGKLVLGPNPKLENVQVIWRQAPKMDSALHFGGRLVFAPDGKLFITTGERSILEGRVQAQKLDATLGKVVRINPDGSIPSDNPFVGQAGAKPEIWSYGHRNLQAAALDPTGKLWTVEHGAKGGDELNHPEPGKNYGWATITYGEEYSGKPIGDGITQKDGLEQPVYYWDPVIAPSGMAFYEANLFPALKHSLLIGSLREQHVDRLVLKDGKVVGEERLFTDIGGRVRDVVVGPDGAIYVVTDEDDGKLIRITPKG; encoded by the coding sequence ATGCGCGCCTCCCTGCTCACCGCCTCCGCCGCCCTCGCCGCCGCCCTGGTCGCCTGTGGCCCCGCTCCAGCCCAGCCCGGACAGGCCGGACAGGCCGGCGCGCCCGTCGAGAGCCGCTCTCCGAACGCGCCCGAGCAGAAGCCCGCCTTCGCCGGCCAGACTCGCGCCCCGGGCCTGTCATCCAACACCGTCGGCCAGTACCAGGTGCTGGCCAGCGGCCTGGAGCACCCGTGGGGCCTGGCCTTCCTGCCCTCCGGCGAGATCCTGGTCACCGAGCGCGCCGGCCGCCTGCGGGTGCTCGGCAAGGACGGCAAGCTGTCGCCCGCCGTGGCCGGCCTGCCCGCCGTGTTCGCCGAGGGCCAGGGCGGCCTGCTGGGCGTCGCCATCGATCCCGACTACGCCAGGAACGGCCTGGTCTACTGGACCTACGCCGAAGCCGACGGCGGCGTGAACGGCACTTCGGCCGCGCGCGGCAAGCTGGTGCTGGGCCCGAACCCGAAACTCGAGAACGTCCAGGTCATCTGGCGCCAGGCGCCCAAGATGGACAGCGCCCTGCACTTCGGCGGCCGCCTGGTCTTCGCACCGGACGGCAAGCTCTTCATCACCACCGGCGAGCGCTCGATCCTGGAAGGCCGCGTCCAGGCCCAGAAGCTGGACGCCACCCTGGGCAAGGTCGTGCGGATCAATCCCGACGGCTCGATCCCCTCCGACAACCCCTTCGTCGGTCAGGCCGGCGCCAAGCCCGAGATCTGGTCCTACGGCCACCGCAACCTGCAGGCCGCCGCCCTCGACCCCACCGGCAAGCTGTGGACCGTCGAGCACGGCGCCAAGGGCGGCGACGAGCTGAACCATCCCGAGCCGGGCAAGAACTACGGCTGGGCGACCATCACCTATGGCGAGGAATATTCCGGCAAGCCGATAGGCGACGGGATCACCCAGAAGGACGGCCTGGAACAGCCCGTCTACTACTGGGATCCGGTCATCGCGCCGTCGGGGATGGCCTTCTACGAGGCCAACCTGTTCCCAGCGCTGAAGCACAGCCTGCTGATCGGCTCCCTGCGCGAGCAGCACGTCGACCGCCTGGTCCTCAAGGACGGCAAGGTGGTCGGCGAGGAGCGCCTGTTCACCGACATCGGCGGCCGCGTCCGCGACGTCGTGGTCGGCCCGGACGGCGCCATCTACGTCGTCACCGACGAGGACGACGGCAAGCTCATCAGGATCACGCCGAAAGGATAA